The Methanothrix sp. sequence AACCTCGACAAGCCCTCGGGGCCGACGAGCCATGAGGTCGTCGCCTGGGTCAAGAGGATCCTGGGGATAGAGAAGGCGGGGCACAGCGGCACCCTGGACCCGAGGGTGACGGGCATACTTCCGGTGCTCACAGGCGATGCGACGCGGGTTGTGGAGTTCCTGCTCACAGCCGGCAAGGAGTACGTCTGTCTCATGAGGACCCATGAGCAGGTTCCCCGGAAGAAGATCCTGGAGATATGCGAGGAGTTCACGGGGGAGATATACCAGCGACCTCCGCTGAAGTCGAGCGTCGCCAGAAATCTTCGAACCAGGAAGATATACTACATCGAGGTCCTGGAGATCGAGGGGCAGAGGGTGCTGATGAGGGTCGGGTGCGAGGCAGGGACGTACATCAGAAAGCTCTGCTACGACATGGGGCTCGCGCTCGGATGCGGCGCGAACATGGAGGAGCTGCGAAGGACGAAGGCAGGGCCGTTCTCGGAGGATGAGACGCTCGTCACTCTGCACAATCTCAAAGATGCATATGAGATCTGGCGCGAGAGCGGGGATGAGAGCGCGCTCAGGAGGACGATTCTCCCGGTCGAGAGGGCCCTCAGGCATCTTCCCGGGCTTGTCATATCCGATAGCGCAGTTGATGCGATCTGCCACGGCGCGCCCCTGGCGGCTCCGGGTCTCCTGAGCCTGGAAACAGATATAAAGAGGGGCGATTTCGTTGTTATCTACACACTCAAGGGCGAGGCGGTTGCGATCGGCAGGGCCAAGCTCTCGAGCGATGAGATGGTTGCTGCGAGGAGCGGCATAATCGCATCGACCGAAAGGGTGATAATGGATCCCGGTGTTTACCCAAGACGCTGGAAGCAATGATGCCGAGGTCGTCTAGTGGTAGGGCGCCAGCCTGGAGTGGACCTCCTGGAGAGCTGGTGACTCGAAAGAGTCTCGTGAGTTCGAATCTCACCCTCGGCGCTCTTTTATACAACATGGAGGGTTAACCTCCGTCGACTCGTTTTAGGCAAGACCAGCAGCACTTCAAACGCTTTCATCCTTATGGCATGCCTTTTCTCGCATGCGGGGTTTCTGGGTGACCTTCCCTTCCGGCCTGAAGACCGGAGTTTGCGCCCTCTGTTACTCTTTATCGGTGCAGCCTTCCCACCATGTGTCTGCTGACCGGCTGAATCAACTGTATGATGCTCAGGAAAATATTAGTACGTCTTCACAAAAGAGCTTCACTGGGTTACATCATGATACCTGATTGGATGAAGAGCGTCAATCTTACACACACAGGGTTTGCCCCACCGCCCCCCGCGAGGAAGGACTTCGTCAAAAAGACGATAGACGGCATAATCTCCTTCTTCCAGGAGGCGATGACAACCGAGGAGATATCCTCAAGAAAAGGCCTTCTCCAGGGCCTCGACCCCAGGGTCAAGCTGATCTCGATACTTTCAATGATATTCGCAATAAGTATGACAAAAAATCTGGAGATCATAGTATTATTTTATATTCTTACGCTGATATTTGCATATCTAAGCTCGATAAATATAGTTTTCTTCATAAAAAGGGTGTGGCTATTCATACCCATCTTCACAGGTGTGATCGCGATCCCCATGGCGCTCAACGTCTTCCTGCCCGGGGATCTGCTCGTACCTCTGTTGAATCCCGGGCCAGGCGCACACATAGGGCCTTTCGGGCTTCCGGAGAGCATATACATAACATCTCAGGGGGTCAGGGCAGCGGTTCTATTCACGCTGAGGGTTGCAGCATGCGTGTCCGCAGTGGTCCTGCTCTTCCTCACAACCCCTCAGAAGGCGCTCTTCAAATCCCTGCGATCCATTGGCGTGCCGAAGGTCTACGTTCTCACGCTAGAGATGGCCAACAGGTACATCTTTCTCTTCATGGAGATGGTCAGGGATCTCTACATCGCGAAGAGGAGCAGGACGATCAAAAGCAGGGGCACCCTGGCGGAGCAGAGATGGGTCGGTGGAAGGATAGGCTACATGCTTATAAAGGCTCTCGACATGAGCGAGAAGGTCCACATGGCGATGATATCCAGAGGCTTCAGCGGCGATGTCAGGATCAGCCATGAATTCGCAATGCGTAGACGCGACTACATCGCTCTAGGGGTATCTGTGGTGATCAGCATTATTCTCCTCACACACGGGATTGTTAACGCATGAGATGGTTGGAGATGAACGTGATATTCGATCTGCAGGATGTATCTTACATCTACAATGGAAGGCTGAAAGCGCTGGAAGATATAAATCTGAGGATATGCCAGGGAGAGCAGGTCGCACTCCTGGGTGCAAACGGCTCAGGAAAGTCGACGCTCCTGGCCATAATCGATGCTCTCATTTATCCGACATCAGGCAGGTACTACGCATTCGGAACTCAGGTGAATGAGGAGCTGTTCGGCACGCTCCGGGATAACGAGTTCAAGCGGTTCTTCCGCAGCAAGGTGGGGTTCGTCTTCCAGAATCCCGACGTTCAGCTCTTCTCATCCACGGTCTTCGATGAGATAGCCTTCGGACCCATGCAGCTGGATATGCCGATGGAGGATGTCCGGGAAAGAGTGGAGGAGCTGATGGAGATGCTCGGCATAGTGAAGCTCCGGGACAGGGCGCCTCACACGCTCAGTGGCGGCGAGAAGAAGAAGGTCTGCATAGCCTCAGTTCTCGCGACGAACCCTGATGTTCTGCTTCTGGATGAGCCGACCGCGGGGCTTGACCCACGCAGCCAGCTCTGGCTGATCGAGCTTCTGAACGAGCTCGCCAGCTGCGGAAAGACGATCATCACGGCCACACACGACCTGGACATCGTAGATAAGATAAGCAGGAGGGCTGTTGTAATAGGAGAGAACCACAGGATCGTGGTCGATAGAGATGTCGATGATGTTCTCAGCGACATAGATCTGCTTCTGGAGACTAATCTCATCCACGAGCACATGCACCGCCATGGCAGGCTGGTCCACAGGCATCCACATCTGCACAGAGATGAGCATGCTCACACCCACATACACAGCTGAAACATCCGCAGGTGTGACTGAGATCGGGTCGTCAGACAGATGCTGCGTTGCTGTGCACAGCGCTCTTATGCATTCAGCAATGATCATCCGGTCGAATCGCCGGAGAGGTGAACTCTGGTAACTCTATCACCGTGGACTCTGTCTCTTCTGCAGGATCACCGATCCGCCGAAT is a genomic window containing:
- a CDS encoding RNA-guided pseudouridylation complex pseudouridine synthase subunit Cbf5, giving the protein MASRSGIPRTRLPAERMREKIVRREGSTDPSYGCYPDRRPLQEHLRLGAINLDKPSGPTSHEVVAWVKRILGIEKAGHSGTLDPRVTGILPVLTGDATRVVEFLLTAGKEYVCLMRTHEQVPRKKILEICEEFTGEIYQRPPLKSSVARNLRTRKIYYIEVLEIEGQRVLMRVGCEAGTYIRKLCYDMGLALGCGANMEELRRTKAGPFSEDETLVTLHNLKDAYEIWRESGDESALRRTILPVERALRHLPGLVISDSAVDAICHGAPLAAPGLLSLETDIKRGDFVVIYTLKGEAVAIGRAKLSSDEMVAARSGIIASTERVIMDPGVYPRRWKQ
- the cbiQ gene encoding cobalt ECF transporter T component CbiQ, whose amino-acid sequence is MKSVNLTHTGFAPPPPARKDFVKKTIDGIISFFQEAMTTEEISSRKGLLQGLDPRVKLISILSMIFAISMTKNLEIIVLFYILTLIFAYLSSINIVFFIKRVWLFIPIFTGVIAIPMALNVFLPGDLLVPLLNPGPGAHIGPFGLPESIYITSQGVRAAVLFTLRVAACVSAVVLLFLTTPQKALFKSLRSIGVPKVYVLTLEMANRYIFLFMEMVRDLYIAKRSRTIKSRGTLAEQRWVGGRIGYMLIKALDMSEKVHMAMISRGFSGDVRISHEFAMRRRDYIALGVSVVISIILLTHGIVNA
- a CDS encoding ABC transporter ATP-binding protein → MNVIFDLQDVSYIYNGRLKALEDINLRICQGEQVALLGANGSGKSTLLAIIDALIYPTSGRYYAFGTQVNEELFGTLRDNEFKRFFRSKVGFVFQNPDVQLFSSTVFDEIAFGPMQLDMPMEDVRERVEELMEMLGIVKLRDRAPHTLSGGEKKKVCIASVLATNPDVLLLDEPTAGLDPRSQLWLIELLNELASCGKTIITATHDLDIVDKISRRAVVIGENHRIVVDRDVDDVLSDIDLLLETNLIHEHMHRHGRLVHRHPHLHRDEHAHTHIHS